CAGCTCGACGCGATGTCGCTCGACGGCGCGTAGCACTCCGTCCGGCGTGCGAACTTCGACCGTTATCAGGCAGCCACCGTTGGCAAGCGTGTAGAGCATCGTATTGATGCCGCCGATATGGTCGTAGAGGAGAAAGGAGATTGTCCGCAACCGATGACGCGGAACACGAAACTTCTCAAGTATGTTGACCATATCGTGGACGGCGGCCTTGCTCTTGCCGGTTGACCCGGACGAGAACAATACCAGCCCCGGATGCCCCTTATCGCGTAAGCGGGCTAGAAACTCGTGCGTTGCCTGGTTCTCGCGTCGTGTGATCGCGACCTGGTCACACGAGTCGACCGCGACAATCCATTCCACTTCGGCAATATCCAGTAGTTCGCCCCGTTGTGCCGCCAGGCTGGAAGTAAGCGGTACAAGAACGCAACCACGTTCGACAAGCGACAGAAAAAGTGCTACTGCATTCGGCGAAAAATCAGCCTCGACCGCGACAACCGCACCGGCTGGGAGTGCTTGCTCATCGAGAGTCTTGCGCCAAAAGTCGATGCGTTCGATAAGCCAGCCATAGCTGTAAGCCTGATCATGCCAGACGAGGGCGTCTGTATCGTGCCGGGCGGCAAAGGCATCGAGCAGGAACTGGATCGGCATTACACGCCCCCGAGAAACACAGTTTGCCCGGTCACAAAATCGCTTTCCGGACGCAGAAAGAAATCGATGACATTGATCACGTCCCGGATTTCACCGTAGCGGTGGATCGCCTGCCTGGCGATCAGGGCGTCGAGCTTATCCTCCGGCACGCCGGCGATCAGACCGGTGCGGATGGGCGTGGGACCAATTGCGTTCACCGTAATACCGAAGTCGGCCAGCTCACGGGCCAAGGTTTGGGTCAGCGACATCACGGCCGCCTTCGATGCCGCGTAGATTGCCTCCCCTTCTAGCTTGAGCGGAGTGGCCACGGTCGCAAAGTTGACGATCCGCCCGAACCGGCGGCGCTGCATCAGCTTGGCGGCCTCGCGGCAAAATAGGAATGTCCCCGCGACGTTGGTGCGCAACACGTCATGTACGCTCGTCATGGGGGTCGTCAACAAATGGTTCATGCTGGCGATGCCCGCATTGTTGATCAGCCCGTCCAACCGCCCAAATTGCTTGCGGATTTCGCTAAACATCGGCTTGACGGTCGCCTCGTCGGCGATGTCTAAGCAAAAGTGGCGGTAGTTACCTGCGGGCGCCGGCACGTCGCTGCGGCTACAACCCACGACCTGGTAGTCTTCGGCCGCGAAGTGCGCGGCCAATTGCCGCCCAATGCCTTGGCTCGTACCGGTAATCAGTAGAACCGGAAGGTCAGGCATGGACGCCGTTTTTCAATAGATCGTTGATGTAATCGCGCAGAGTCTGGACCGTGCGAAAGGGACTACGGCTGTAGGACATGGCCTTCTCGTCGGCCAGCGTCAGGGAAACTCCGAATTCATCTTCGATGCGCTGTTCGAGCGCTACGACCAGATTAACCAAACCGAACGAATCGAGACTGCCCGATTCTCCCAAGAGCACGGCGTCCTCGCGTTTGGGCACCCGCGCCCCTTCGGGCAGGAGTTCATTCACCTCGTCGATCGCATCCCAGATAAGAGCGGTAATTCGATCTTGATTCTGCATCGAGCGCCTAAGTCAAATCTTGCGGTTGTTATTCGAGCGGAGCCCGCTAGCATCGTCGTAGCGGAGTCCGCGAGCGGACGAGTGGTGGTAGGACGAACACGGTTGCCACATTTGCACTGCCATGTGGCAACCAAGTACGAGTCCATGCGCGCTAGCCGTAGTCGACCGTCGTCGAAGCATTTTTTTCGTGCAGAGTGCGAATGACGCGCGCTGGACACCCGACGGCCACAACGTTATCGGGCAAGTCTAACGTCACCGCGGCCCCCGCTCCGACAATGCTCCAAGCACCGATCTGCACGTTAGGCAGCACGACAGCGCCAACCCCCAGGAATGCTCCTGTCGAGATATGAACGCCGTTGGCCA
This genomic interval from Pirellulales bacterium contains the following:
- a CDS encoding SDR family oxidoreductase; its protein translation is MPDLPVLLITGTSQGIGRQLAAHFAAEDYQVVGCSRSDVPAPAGNYRHFCLDIADEATVKPMFSEIRKQFGRLDGLINNAGIASMNHLLTTPMTSVHDVLRTNVAGTFLFCREAAKLMQRRRFGRIVNFATVATPLKLEGEAIYAASKAAVMSLTQTLARELADFGITVNAIGPTPIRTGLIAGVPEDKLDALIARQAIHRYGEIRDVINVIDFFLRPESDFVTGQTVFLGGV